The following coding sequences lie in one Vibrio casei genomic window:
- a CDS encoding glycosyl transferase family protein, with protein MSIILECIRTVGRGERGRKPLSEQQAFDVMDAYLTSKEVGDDSVGDDQMAMLLMLIRVQNETNEEVAGFVKAFQSRVPSLGADIDWPCYAGKRKADNGTDQPWHGLAAKILSLNGYKVLLHGYKDAASGRTHIEDYLEKLNIPVAENSQEAQQLLESQNIAYLPLSNFAPIAQTMIGWKNRYGLRTPINTVVRALNPGAAKIGVRGSFHPGFQQLHAEVDQTIDRKSLSVISYKGQNGESEYNPKVSQTVWLSSQSGVESFYWPEMVDEGLPLLSITQCKIAQEVLVQMANTVVSSMASVLFAQEKDYSKAYQVALKYWKDYCNSQCKAM; from the coding sequence ATGAGCATTATATTAGAGTGTATCCGCACGGTTGGACGCGGCGAAAGAGGCAGAAAGCCGCTATCCGAGCAGCAAGCTTTTGATGTTATGGATGCTTACTTAACGAGTAAGGAAGTTGGTGATGATTCGGTTGGCGATGATCAAATGGCGATGCTCTTAATGCTGATCCGTGTTCAGAATGAAACGAATGAAGAAGTAGCCGGATTTGTGAAAGCTTTTCAATCTCGAGTACCGAGCTTAGGTGCAGATATTGATTGGCCATGTTATGCCGGTAAACGCAAAGCCGATAATGGTACGGATCAACCTTGGCATGGTCTAGCTGCGAAAATCCTCTCTCTAAATGGCTATAAAGTTTTACTGCATGGCTATAAAGATGCCGCAAGTGGCCGAACGCATATTGAAGATTATCTTGAAAAGCTGAACATTCCAGTCGCTGAAAATTCACAAGAGGCTCAGCAATTACTAGAGTCCCAGAATATTGCTTATCTTCCTTTGAGCAACTTTGCTCCTATTGCACAAACCATGATTGGCTGGAAAAACCGTTATGGTTTAAGAACGCCAATAAATACGGTTGTTCGAGCGTTAAATCCAGGAGCTGCGAAGATTGGCGTTCGTGGAAGTTTTCACCCCGGTTTTCAGCAACTTCATGCCGAAGTTGATCAAACGATTGATAGAAAAAGCTTATCGGTGATTTCATATAAAGGGCAAAACGGCGAGTCGGAATATAATCCTAAAGTTAGTCAAACTGTGTGGCTGAGTAGCCAAAGTGGAGTCGAGTCTTTTTATTGGCCTGAAATGGTGGATGAAGGGTTACCATTACTTTCAATAACTCAGTGTAAGATTGCTCAAGAAGTCTTGGTTCAAATGGCAAATACGGTAGTCAGTAGTATGGCGTCAGTCTTATTCGCACAAGAAAAAGATTACTCGAAAGCTTATCAAGTCGCGCTTAAATATTGGAAAGATTATTGCAATTCTCAATGTAAAGCAATGTAA
- a CDS encoding IS3 family transposase (programmed frameshift), whose amino-acid sequence MKHYSAQSKESALQKMMPPNNIAIAQLSIEMGIGESTLYNWRKQAIDKGHLVPGDGKNAEQWSSANKFSVVLETASLNQAELAEYCRGKGLYVEQVSAWRNACIDANANVKEQEKAFSTETKKDKKQINQLEKELRRKDKALAETAALLVLRKKAKCDLGGSRGRMILDSARIQAVKLVNEAVSSGAPKFKACRELGISVRTYQRWTVDGNIKTDGRPISQRPEPKNKLSKAERDNILAIVNSDDFKSLPPSQIVPTLADEGIYLASESTYYRVLHEEKQQNARGRSQIKERKVPTTHCATGPNQVWCWDITWLPGPAKGLHFYLYLILDIFSRKIVGWEIHDDESAENASILIKKAHLKEGVKDNPLVLHSDNGSPMKGSSMLETLYSLGVVSSFNRPRVSNDNAYAESIFKTCKYRPDYPYKGFSTIDEARSWVLKFSHWYNFNHKHSGIKYVSPHQRHSGLAGDILANRKEVYQGAKDAHPERWSGNIRNWDLPKEVYLNPEQNSVKAESA is encoded by the exons ATGAAACATTATTCAGCGCAAAGCAAAGAGTCGGCTCTTCAGAAGATGATGCCTCCAAATAATATAGCAATAGCCCAATTATCAATCGAGATGGGGATTGGTGAATCAACCTTGTATAATTGGCGAAAACAAGCAATTGATAAGGGGCATTTAGTGCCAGGTGATGGAAAGAATGCTGAGCAGTGGTCATCAGCAAATAAATTCTCAGTCGTGTTGGAAACAGCCTCTTTAAATCAAGCTGAGTTAGCGGAATATTGCCGAGGCAAAGGTCTTTATGTGGAACAAGTATCGGCTTGGCGAAATGCGTGTATAGATGCAAACGCTAACGTTAAAGAGCAAGAAAAAGCCTTCTCCACCGAAACAAAGAAAGATAAAAAACAGATCAATCAATTAGAAAAGGAGCTACGTCGAAAAGATAAGGCACTCGCTGAAACCGCAGCACTATTGGTGTTAAGAAAAAAAGCAA AATGCGATCTGGGGGGAAGCCGAGGACGAATGATCCTCGACTCAGCTCGCATTCAAGCAGTTAAACTAGTTAATGAAGCTGTGAGTTCTGGTGCGCCAAAGTTTAAAGCTTGCCGTGAACTTGGGATCAGTGTCCGGACGTATCAACGTTGGACTGTTGACGGGAACATAAAAACAGATGGTAGACCAATATCTCAGCGCCCTGAGCCAAAAAATAAGCTATCAAAAGCAGAGAGAGATAACATATTAGCCATCGTTAATAGCGATGATTTTAAGAGCTTACCACCAAGCCAAATCGTCCCTACATTAGCAGATGAGGGTATTTATCTTGCTTCTGAATCAACATATTATCGTGTTCTTCATGAAGAAAAACAGCAAAACGCTCGCGGACGTAGTCAGATAAAAGAGAGAAAAGTACCGACGACACACTGTGCTACAGGGCCAAACCAAGTGTGGTGTTGGGATATTACTTGGTTACCAGGCCCCGCTAAAGGGCTGCATTTTTATTTATATTTGATACTCGATATATTTAGTCGAAAGATTGTTGGATGGGAAATTCATGATGACGAATCAGCAGAAAATGCATCAATATTAATTAAGAAAGCTCATTTAAAAGAAGGAGTTAAAGATAATCCTCTGGTACTGCATTCGGATAATGGAAGCCCAATGAAAGGCTCATCAATGCTTGAAACACTTTATAGTTTAGGTGTCGTGTCGTCTTTTAATCGTCCTAGGGTGAGCAATGATAATGCTTATGCTGAGTCGATATTTAAAACGTGTAAATATCGCCCTGACTATCCGTATAAAGGGTTTTCAACAATTGATGAGGCGCGTAGTTGGGTGTTGAAATTTAGCCACTGGTATAATTTTAACCACAAACATAGTGGCATCAAATACGTCAGCCCACATCAAAGGCATTCAGGATTAGCGGGTGACATATTGGCTAATAGAAAAGAAGTTTATCAAGGTGCTAAAGATGCTCACCCTGAGCGCTGGAGCGGTAATATCCGTAATTGGGATTTACCAAAAGAAGTGTACTTAAACCCTGAACAAAATAGTGTCAAGGCTGAGAGTGCATAA
- a CDS encoding DUF3413 domain-containing protein, producing MVDSDNSYGERVSRLVSWGHWFAFFNIILAMLIGTSFIAQSPWPETFLGQAYLIISWIGHFSFLVFALYILILFPLTFIIPSRKLLRLISVCFATICLTLLLLDSQAYQKLHLHLNPVVWELLLSKEKTSFNAEWQYLFAAVPVIFLLQLAISEWIWKKQRKLSRKQVGKPATIIFFLCFISSHLIYIWADAFFYNPITNQRANFPLSYPMTAKSFMEKHGLLDKEEYLERLEKNGNANEVVNYPLEPVQFEGRGKRYNVLMIMVDNLRSDMLTSEIMPATYQFAKNNQNFINHYSASNNTYGVFGLFYGLPSSYASSIKAQNTAPLFINTMHDRNYQMAAFSNDNFDNAEFYDEIFQPLDISPAQNKDKNTSDAQTVNEWSAWFSVISSKPWFSYIELSQVENFEDSPTILPKFQTKSSDPTDKLKARYQSAAYEADQSIQKIISEVDEKSGLSNTIIIITSNHGTEFNETQNNSWGSNSNFSRYQLQVPMVIHWPGKIPELFQHKTSHLDLSATLMKDLFESTSNPYDLGSGKNLFNTTSRPWILAGDSNNIALITDKTTTVVDQFGNYKVYDEDYKRSKRTKPKLSIVLQGLSELKRFYHQGD from the coding sequence ATGGTAGATAGCGATAATTCATATGGAGAGCGAGTCTCTCGATTAGTAAGCTGGGGACATTGGTTCGCCTTCTTCAATATCATCCTTGCAATGTTGATTGGTACGAGTTTTATTGCCCAATCACCATGGCCAGAAACCTTTTTGGGGCAAGCTTACCTGATCATTTCGTGGATCGGGCATTTTAGCTTTTTAGTCTTTGCTCTCTATATATTAATTCTCTTTCCCCTGACTTTTATTATTCCATCTCGGAAGCTATTACGTTTAATTAGTGTTTGTTTTGCCACAATTTGCTTAACATTACTATTACTCGACAGCCAAGCTTATCAGAAGCTGCATTTACACCTTAACCCAGTCGTCTGGGAACTCTTACTGAGTAAAGAAAAAACATCATTTAATGCAGAATGGCAATACCTGTTTGCCGCTGTACCTGTGATTTTTTTATTACAGCTCGCGATTTCAGAATGGATTTGGAAAAAACAACGTAAATTGTCACGTAAACAAGTGGGTAAGCCAGCCACTATTATCTTCTTCTTATGTTTCATCAGTAGCCATCTGATTTATATCTGGGCAGATGCTTTTTTCTATAACCCAATCACCAATCAGCGTGCTAATTTTCCGTTGTCCTATCCGATGACGGCGAAGTCGTTTATGGAAAAACATGGTCTATTAGATAAAGAAGAATACCTAGAGCGATTAGAAAAAAATGGCAATGCTAATGAAGTTGTTAACTATCCGCTTGAACCCGTTCAATTTGAAGGTCGTGGGAAAAGATACAATGTTCTAATGATCATGGTAGATAATCTGCGCAGTGATATGCTGACTAGTGAAATCATGCCCGCTACCTACCAATTTGCTAAAAATAACCAAAACTTCATTAATCACTATAGTGCCAGTAATAATACCTATGGTGTATTTGGATTGTTTTATGGTTTGCCAAGCAGCTACGCCTCCAGTATTAAAGCTCAAAATACTGCCCCACTGTTTATCAATACAATGCACGACCGCAACTATCAAATGGCAGCATTCAGTAATGATAACTTTGATAATGCCGAATTTTATGACGAAATTTTTCAACCTTTAGATATTTCACCAGCACAGAATAAAGATAAAAACACATCTGATGCTCAAACAGTAAATGAATGGAGTGCATGGTTTTCTGTAATATCAAGTAAACCTTGGTTCAGCTATATTGAATTATCTCAAGTCGAGAATTTTGAAGATAGCCCTACCATTCTGCCAAAATTTCAGACTAAATCGAGCGATCCAACAGACAAACTAAAAGCTCGTTATCAATCAGCAGCATACGAAGCAGATCAAAGCATTCAGAAGATCATATCTGAAGTTGATGAAAAAAGTGGACTAAGCAACACCATCATCATTATTACGTCTAATCATGGTACCGAATTTAATGAAACTCAGAATAACTCTTGGGGTTCAAACAGTAATTTCAGTCGATACCAACTTCAGGTTCCAATGGTGATTCATTGGCCAGGTAAAATACCTGAACTATTTCAACATAAAACAAGTCATTTAGATTTATCCGCAACCTTGATGAAAGATTTGTTTGAATCAACATCAAACCCGTATGATTTAGGCAGTGGTAAGAATCTATTTAATACGACATCTAGACCTTGGATTTTAGCTGGTGATAGTAATAATATCGCCCTAATTACAGACAAAACAACCACCGTCGTGGATCAGTTTGGTAACTATAAAGTTTATGATGAAGACTATAAACGCAGCAAGCGAACCAAACCCAAGCTATCGATCGTATTGCAAGGTTTGTCTGAATTAAAACGTTTCTACCATCAAGGTGATTGA
- a CDS encoding YejL family protein: protein MPINSKYSDQKIEKILAEIAAVLKKHEANPDLSLMIAGNIVTNILNSNVPKSQRKLIADKFSQALLSSIDD from the coding sequence ATGCCTATTAATTCAAAATACAGTGACCAAAAAATCGAAAAAATCTTGGCAGAAATTGCTGCCGTATTGAAAAAGCATGAAGCAAATCCAGATTTGAGCTTAATGATTGCTGGTAATATAGTCACTAACATACTGAACTCTAATGTACCAAAATCTCAACGTAAACTCATTGCAGATAAATTTTCTCAAGCTCTTTTATCATCGATTGATGATTAA
- the yejK gene encoding nucleoid-associated protein YejK yields the protein MSLNISNVILHKLTKNDQEELVVNLRESALPSEGVSEQLVAELHRTFNAKAGKGFGTYKEESEFQSWMKQLRKGELKFYDFSQQSAERLKTELSKYPFAEEGVLILAEYQSLATDYLFIALLPSNQSLKVDEALDITGTDYLDINKMDIAVRIDLSRYETDPDSNRYLTYIKGRVGRKVADFFLDFLQAEVGLDTKKQNQVLMQAVDDYCIDAQLNKEETVTYRKQVHDYCNDQLKSGDEVTIKELSGELSGSGHHDNFQEFTQKQGYDLEESFPVDRSTIRKLAKYVGAGGGLSINFDSMLLGERVFYDPETDTLTIKGIPPNLKDQLIRHS from the coding sequence ATGAGCTTAAATATTTCCAACGTTATATTGCATAAATTGACAAAAAATGACCAAGAAGAATTGGTGGTGAATCTACGAGAATCAGCATTACCTAGTGAAGGGGTAAGTGAGCAATTGGTTGCTGAGTTACATCGCACTTTTAATGCAAAGGCTGGTAAAGGCTTCGGAACGTACAAAGAAGAAAGTGAATTTCAATCTTGGATGAAGCAATTGCGCAAAGGGGAGCTTAAATTTTATGATTTCTCCCAACAATCGGCTGAGCGTCTTAAAACGGAATTATCAAAATACCCGTTTGCAGAAGAGGGAGTGCTTATTCTTGCGGAATACCAATCACTTGCGACTGATTACCTTTTTATTGCGTTATTACCTTCAAACCAGAGTTTAAAAGTCGATGAAGCTTTAGATATTACGGGAACTGATTATCTTGATATCAATAAGATGGATATTGCGGTTCGTATCGATCTCTCCCGTTATGAAACGGATCCTGATTCAAACCGTTATTTAACGTATATAAAAGGACGAGTAGGCCGGAAGGTCGCAGATTTCTTTTTAGATTTCCTTCAAGCAGAGGTTGGTTTAGATACGAAAAAACAAAATCAGGTTTTGATGCAAGCTGTCGATGATTATTGTATTGATGCTCAATTGAATAAAGAAGAAACCGTCACATACCGTAAGCAAGTCCATGATTATTGTAACGATCAGTTAAAAAGTGGTGATGAAGTAACAATTAAAGAATTGTCTGGAGAGCTAAGTGGATCTGGGCATCATGACAATTTTCAAGAGTTTACTCAAAAGCAAGGTTATGATTTAGAAGAGAGTTTTCCCGTTGATCGTTCGACAATTCGTAAGTTGGCGAAGTACGTCGGTGCGGGCGGCGGGCTATCAATTAACTTTGATAGCATGCTATTAGGAGAGAGAGTTTTTTACGATCCAGAAACGGATACGTTGACCATCAAAGGTATTCCACCCAATTTGAAAGATCAATTAATCCGTCATTCATAG
- the asd gene encoding aspartate-semialdehyde dehydrogenase has protein sequence MRVGLVGWRGMVGSVLMQRMVEEKDFDLIEPVFYTTSQVGIPAPFLGKDAGMLQDAFDIESLKQLDAIITCQGGFYTEKVYPALRQAGWKGYWIDAASTLRMKDDAIITLDPVNLKQIQHGLHAGTNTFVGGNCTVSLMLMGLGGLYEKGMIEWMSAMTYQAASGAGAKNMRELIAQMGVINQSVSTEMADPASSILDIDRKVAEAIRSSAFPTSEFGSPLAGSLIPWIDVKRENGQSKEEWKATVETNKILGLQGEGIVPIDGTCVRIGAMRCHSQALTIKLKQNVPMDEIEDIIATHNDWVKVIPNERDITAQELSPAKVTGTLSVPVGRLRKMEMGDTFLNAFTVGDQLLWGAAEPLRRTLRIILAEK, from the coding sequence ATGAGAGTAGGTTTAGTTGGTTGGCGTGGCATGGTAGGTTCTGTATTAATGCAACGCATGGTGGAAGAAAAGGATTTTGATCTCATCGAACCAGTGTTCTATACCACATCACAAGTTGGTATTCCTGCACCTTTCTTAGGTAAAGATGCGGGTATGTTGCAAGATGCTTTTGATATTGAAAGCTTAAAACAGCTAGATGCAATTATAACTTGTCAGGGAGGCTTTTATACTGAAAAAGTCTACCCAGCATTGCGTCAAGCGGGTTGGAAAGGCTATTGGATTGATGCAGCGTCAACACTTCGTATGAAAGATGATGCAATCATTACTTTGGATCCGGTGAACTTAAAGCAAATTCAACATGGCCTTCATGCTGGTACTAATACTTTTGTTGGCGGAAACTGTACCGTTAGTTTAATGCTTATGGGCCTTGGCGGTTTGTATGAAAAGGGCATGATTGAGTGGATGAGCGCGATGACTTATCAAGCTGCGTCTGGCGCTGGTGCTAAGAATATGCGTGAGTTAATTGCTCAAATGGGTGTGATCAATCAATCCGTAAGCACTGAAATGGCAGATCCAGCTAGTTCAATTCTAGATATTGACCGTAAAGTAGCGGAAGCGATTCGCTCGAGTGCTTTTCCTACCAGTGAGTTTGGCTCTCCTCTAGCGGGCTCCTTAATTCCATGGATTGATGTGAAACGTGAAAATGGTCAAAGTAAAGAAGAGTGGAAAGCGACGGTAGAAACGAACAAGATCCTTGGTTTACAAGGTGAAGGTATCGTTCCTATTGATGGTACTTGTGTGCGTATTGGTGCAATGCGTTGCCATTCACAAGCATTAACTATCAAGCTGAAACAAAATGTACCAATGGATGAAATCGAAGATATTATCGCCACTCACAATGATTGGGTAAAAGTCATTCCAAATGAGCGTGATATTACTGCTCAGGAGCTTTCACCAGCAAAAGTGACGGGTACGCTTTCAGTGCCTGTTGGCCGCCTGCGTAAGATGGAAATGGGCGATACGTTCCTGAATGCCTTTACTGTTGGTGATCAACTATTATGGGGTGCAGCCGAGCCATTGCGTCGTACTTTACGCATTATTTTAGCGGAAAAATAA
- a CDS encoding YchE family NAAT transporter, with protein sequence MASIELAIYLQFFLGLVAAVNPIGIMPIFVSLTGHMSLEDKHKTATTANIAVGIILVVSLLCGQFLLDMFSISLDSFRIAGGLLLMSIAFSMMSGKLGEDKQNKQEQTEYISREQIGVVPLAMPLMAGPGAISSTIVYGARYPSLFEILGIIATIIVFCFCSWLLFRSAPLIVRFLGQTGINVITRIMGLILAALGVQFIANGIGSLFPGLMS encoded by the coding sequence ATGGCTTCAATTGAACTTGCCATTTACCTTCAATTCTTTCTTGGGCTAGTCGCAGCAGTGAACCCTATAGGTATCATGCCCATATTTGTTTCACTGACAGGGCATATGTCACTTGAAGATAAGCATAAAACGGCAACCACAGCCAATATCGCCGTTGGGATTATTTTGGTAGTTTCTTTATTATGCGGGCAATTCTTATTAGATATGTTCAGTATATCTCTTGATTCTTTCCGGATCGCGGGAGGCTTACTCTTAATGAGCATCGCTTTTTCTATGATGAGTGGTAAATTGGGGGAAGATAAACAGAATAAGCAAGAACAGACAGAATATATCAGTCGAGAACAAATAGGGGTCGTGCCATTAGCTATGCCTTTAATGGCTGGTCCTGGTGCAATAAGCTCAACCATAGTTTATGGGGCTCGTTATCCAAGTTTATTTGAAATACTCGGCATAATAGCCACGATCATTGTATTTTGCTTCTGTTCTTGGCTATTGTTTCGGTCAGCACCACTGATTGTCCGCTTTTTGGGACAAACTGGAATCAACGTCATTACGCGTATTATGGGGTTAATATTAGCAGCATTAGGGGTTCAATTTATCGCTAATGGCATTGGTAGCCTTTTCCCCGGTTTAATGTCATAA
- a CDS encoding IS3 family transposase (programmed frameshift), which produces MTSKKKRIIHSPEFKAEALKLAEKVGVAAAARQLSLHESQIYGWRKSAKSDTSTSQREKDLAAEVAKLKRQLAEQAEELDIGKKGRHLLREKPKVDCYEFMLEHLLCFRVARMAKVFGVSRSGFYYWIKHRHKAIQREVTRQELDTKVKEAFDNSKGRDGSRRIQKELAENGDSRNVKTIAASMKRQDLTPKAARKFKCTTDSKHKMPVAPNLLAQDFKAEAPNQKWAGDITYVATSEGWLYLAVIIDLYSRQVVGWSMDTRMTATLVCDALSMALFRRGFPEQVIVHSDRGSQYCSKDYRDIITAYNLKQSMSRKGNCWDNACVESFFHSLKVEAIQYEPIMTRDEMRQTIFEYIEVDYNRTRRHSALGYLSPVNFENQNVA; this is translated from the exons ATGACAAGCAAGAAAAAACGTATTATCCATTCCCCTGAATTTAAAGCAGAAGCCCTGAAGCTAGCAGAGAAAGTGGGAGTAGCTGCGGCAGCGAGACAACTGTCGTTACACGAATCCCAGATCTATGGTTGGCGTAAGTCAGCTAAGAGCGACACCAGCACCAGTCAGCGGGAAAAAGATCTAGCCGCTGAAGTTGCCAAACTCAAACGACAATTGGCTGAGCAAGCTGAAGAGCTAGATATAG GTAAAAAAGGCCGCCACCTACTTCGCGAAAAACCTAAAGTAGATTGCTACGAATTTATGCTCGAACACCTGCTGTGCTTCAGAGTTGCCCGCATGGCTAAGGTGTTCGGTGTTTCACGAAGTGGGTTTTATTACTGGATTAAGCATCGCCACAAGGCCATCCAGCGCGAGGTAACTCGGCAAGAGCTTGATACGAAGGTCAAAGAGGCTTTTGATAATAGCAAAGGTCGTGATGGCTCAAGGCGCATCCAGAAAGAGCTGGCTGAGAACGGTGATAGCCGTAATGTTAAAACCATTGCCGCCAGTATGAAGCGGCAGGATTTAACGCCGAAAGCGGCACGTAAGTTTAAGTGTACGACGGACAGCAAACATAAAATGCCAGTTGCTCCGAACCTGCTGGCTCAGGATTTTAAGGCAGAGGCTCCGAATCAAAAGTGGGCGGGAGACATCACCTATGTTGCGACAAGCGAAGGCTGGCTGTATTTGGCGGTAATCATTGACCTTTATTCCAGGCAAGTAGTCGGTTGGTCTATGGATACCAGAATGACGGCAACTCTGGTTTGCGATGCGTTATCAATGGCCTTGTTCCGTCGAGGGTTCCCTGAGCAGGTTATCGTTCATAGTGACCGAGGTAGTCAGTACTGCTCAAAAGATTATCGAGACATCATAACTGCTTATAATCTAAAGCAAAGTATGAGTAGGAAAGGAAACTGCTGGGATAATGCTTGTGTTGAGAGCTTCTTCCATTCATTGAAAGTTGAAGCGATCCAGTATGAGCCGATCATGACGCGAGACGAGATGCGCCAAACGATCTTTGAATACATAGAGGTTGATTATAATCGGACAAGAAGGCACAGTGCTCTTGGGTATCTAAGCCCAGTTAACTTTGAAAATCAAAATGTCGCTTAA
- a CDS encoding SDR family oxidoreductase — MNIQNSVVVITSAGSHLGQNLAQHFLSLNAYVILVDNNEITLNRTIHQCQQYSSKVFQYLLDDHSFESVQPLFSSINHHFDKGIDVLINLYPSLPSPSLMGDSNLEQYSGQVSNIATTMLCFSKLAAKQMLNNEKKGVIVNLSGQEQIDPHHSSSLISEFTQSWAKELMPFNIRVGGILPSTFRHNSQPNNWAHNHDELIRNAEYIVENDYFNGRVLDCY, encoded by the coding sequence ATGAACATACAAAATTCAGTTGTTGTCATTACGTCAGCAGGCTCTCATTTAGGTCAAAATTTAGCTCAGCACTTTCTGTCTCTTAATGCTTATGTCATTTTAGTCGATAATAATGAAATAACTTTGAATCGCACAATTCACCAGTGCCAACAATATTCATCTAAAGTATTTCAATATTTACTCGATGACCATAGTTTTGAAAGTGTACAACCTTTGTTCTCTTCTATTAATCATCACTTTGACAAAGGGATTGATGTCCTAATTAACCTATACCCTAGCCTACCGTCACCATCTTTAATGGGTGATAGCAACCTAGAGCAATACAGCGGTCAAGTTTCTAATATCGCCACAACCATGCTCTGCTTTAGTAAGCTTGCGGCCAAACAAATGCTTAATAATGAAAAGAAAGGAGTCATTGTCAACCTATCTGGTCAAGAACAAATCGACCCACACCATTCTTCTTCACTCATTTCTGAATTTACTCAGAGTTGGGCAAAAGAATTAATGCCATTTAATATTCGAGTAGGTGGCATTTTGCCAAGCACTTTCAGACATAACAGCCAGCCTAATAACTGGGCGCATAATCATGATGAGTTAATCCGAAATGCTGAATATATTGTCGAAAATGATTATTTTAATGGTCGCGTTTTAGATTGTTATTAA
- the sodB gene encoding superoxide dismutase [Fe] translates to MAFELPALPFEKDALEPHISAETLDYHHGKHHNTYVVKLNGLIPGTEFEGKSLEEIVKTSTGGIFNNAAQIWNHTFYWHCLAPNAGGEPTGAVAEAIKQQFGSFDEFKAKFTDSAINNFGSSWTWLVKKTDGTLEIVNTSNAATPLTDEGITPLLTVDLWEHAYYIDYRNVRPDYMNGFWALVNWSFVEENLIK, encoded by the coding sequence ATGGCATTTGAATTACCAGCATTACCTTTTGAAAAAGACGCGCTAGAACCGCACATTTCAGCCGAAACGCTAGATTATCACCACGGTAAACACCACAACACTTACGTAGTTAAGCTAAATGGTTTAATTCCAGGTACTGAGTTTGAAGGAAAATCTCTAGAAGAGATCGTTAAAACTTCAACAGGTGGTATCTTTAACAACGCAGCACAAATCTGGAACCACACGTTCTACTGGCATTGCCTTGCACCAAACGCTGGCGGTGAACCAACAGGTGCCGTAGCAGAAGCAATCAAACAACAATTTGGTTCTTTTGACGAATTCAAAGCGAAATTCACTGATTCAGCAATCAACAACTTCGGTTCTTCTTGGACTTGGCTTGTTAAAAAAACTGACGGTACACTTGAGATAGTAAATACATCAAATGCAGCGACGCCTTTAACTGATGAAGGTATCACTCCTCTGCTAACAGTTGATCTTTGGGAACACGCTTACTACATCGATTACCGTAATGTACGCCCAGACTACATGAATGGCTTCTGGGCTTTAGTTAACTGGTCTTTCGTTGAAGAGAACCTAATCAAGTAA
- a CDS encoding Grx4 family monothiol glutaredoxin, which translates to METIDKIKQQISENTILLYMKGSPKLPSCGFSSQASQALMSCGEKFAYVDILQNPDIRAELPIYAQWPTFPQLWVEGELVGGCDIIIEMFQKGELQTLVKEAAARAPASEE; encoded by the coding sequence ATGGAAACTATCGACAAAATTAAACAACAAATTTCTGAAAATACCATTCTTCTATACATGAAGGGTTCACCAAAACTGCCAAGTTGTGGTTTCTCTTCTCAAGCGTCACAAGCGTTGATGTCTTGTGGTGAGAAATTTGCGTATGTAGATATTCTACAAAATCCTGACATCCGCGCAGAGCTTCCAATTTATGCGCAGTGGCCAACTTTTCCACAACTATGGGTTGAAGGTGAATTAGTTGGTGGCTGTGACATTATTATTGAAATGTTTCAAAAAGGTGAGCTTCAAACGTTAGTGAAAGAAGCAGCAGCGCGTGCACCAGCAAGTGAAGAATAA